The following proteins come from a genomic window of Nostoc sp. ATCC 53789:
- a CDS encoding alpha-2-macroglobulin, with the protein MTGCNFFGINSSKEQLPAVSSLTPPKLPDWIEQISPIGDAKPLNQIRIRFKEALIPVESLDSPEQQKILEKFALWPPLPGQFRFLTPRMVGFQAEKALPIATRFQVTLKAGLADLKNHRLDKDLPWTFNTESINLTNLPGVNPIEKADIEPIDLQPKLQFTSNVELNLASVQEKLQLIPEGKNKGVGFKVELNKEEKPVKNEEDPLEKFDPSARNWIYNLIPQQNLEKATPYRLVFSPGIRPAYGNLPTEKEFASKLVTYSPLAFQKINFYGQPDSGGTFGRFIKGSPQLEFNNVLLADSAKESITINPAPKDISRIIQINDEDKIVGINTYALEPAKTYTITIGENLKDKFGQTLGKPVTLKYDTGDLAGDIWVPSDLNIFPTDKNLQLNITTGNLPESKYKAAYRVVKPTDLVYFNNSSDLLPQPSDWQSFKVSGKKNQSVDIAVPLREKISAATGMLAYGVQARTNKYQENGKELWREPTTYGLVELTNLGVFTQWFPDSGLIRVNHLTDGSPVQASAVEIYQSKLQAKSRPEPVPCATGKTDENGIFRIVREGLQQCYSGNESSSKSPQLLVIARENQDWAFARTEEYSGVYGYGIDAGWQDSKPESRGVIFSDRQLYQPGEKAWFTGFAGLLQNGTIQQDKNAVYQLTLVNPDGEKTSLGTQTTNEFGTFSLELPIKTTQRLGYHTIQAKGKNGQELSGEFRVAEFKPPNFKVELNLDKEFAYIDDKVDINATSNYLFGAPVEGGEAKYFITRQQANFIPKGWDEFTFGRQWLWPEESPSVSSDVLQNNTQLDANGKSSQTVSVANDLPYPMTYQVDVQVADVSNLSVANSKTFTALPSNRLIGLKSNFITNAGKAFPIDVIVTDPTGKPITGQRVRLELQEIKYSSVTQLVEGSRTSKNQVEYKTVGQTEITSASNPQSVSLTAPESGSYRIRVNFSDAKSELSATDLQIWATGQNPVFWGSKEKDVLELKLDKQEFKPGETATVLIQSPYPDAELYFAVIKDKPLYQQITKVQGSAPQIQFQVTPEMLPNAAIEAVLVRQGKSISQVEIGTLDNLVKIGFAPFKVNLEDKYLKLQVKPVQASLEPGAEETVQLELKDNQGNPTKGQFTVMVVNEAVLQLSGYRPPDLVDTVYAEQTISTRFNDNRADVILQPQDVAKPKGWGYGGGFSTGAANTRTRTDFKALAYYNASVLTDANGNAQITFKLPDDLTTWRVMAVGTDGNLRFGNGDATFLTTKPLLTNAILPQFARPGDRILAGLSVTNNTGNTGNISINGELSGTLKFADKNPTTTALQTKAESATHAYRFPMVADSVGVGKVRFTTQLNGTAADAFELPLEIKPVEITEQVVETGVTEKQVKIPLNVDKNTFPDAGGLDIQLASTLIPEIQAPAKQVLKDNDLPFTEPAASQLMIAANLQTIAQKYGQTFAEFNPSQQANLAIEQLQKLQIADGGFAAFPGQEKSDPWVSAYAGESLAKASQVFPNLVDSGMLSRLKTYLQKVLANPGEYDFCKQLLCKRQLQINALIALSDLGDKRNTFLADIYEQRNNFDLVTQIKLARYLSQFPEWQDESQQLVNKLQQNISETGRTAVVSLPSSWGWMSSSTTTQAQALRLFIAKKSKPEVIDKLFQSLLALRRDGTWQTNYNNAQALTALVDYSQLQPTPPNFVATVQLASNKLGENRFDGYKNPSLQLIVPMNLLPRGRNDLTLQKTGNGTLHYLVAYNYRLQGNQPGRFNGLRITRGISQVNEEKVLQKTGIYAFDRPLTLASGQVFDIGLEIIADRSVDHIVIKDPLPAGFEAVDASFQTTTAALQAKADSWELGFKNVYRDRIIAYADHLEPGVYSLHYLVRSVTPGTFSWPGAEIHLQYAPEEFGRTAESTLILEDGK; encoded by the coding sequence ATGACAGGATGTAATTTTTTTGGTATCAACTCAAGTAAAGAACAACTCCCAGCAGTATCCTCACTTACACCACCAAAATTACCAGACTGGATTGAACAAATTAGTCCTATTGGCGATGCAAAACCTCTCAACCAAATTCGCATCCGTTTTAAAGAAGCTTTAATTCCAGTTGAAAGTCTTGATAGTCCAGAACAACAGAAAATATTAGAAAAATTTGCCCTTTGGCCGCCTTTACCCGGTCAATTTCGCTTTTTAACACCGCGTATGGTAGGTTTTCAAGCTGAGAAAGCATTGCCAATAGCGACAAGATTTCAAGTCACTCTCAAAGCAGGTTTAGCTGATTTAAAAAATCATCGCTTAGATAAAGATTTACCTTGGACTTTCAATACTGAATCTATCAACCTGACTAATTTACCCGGTGTCAATCCCATTGAAAAGGCTGATATTGAACCCATTGATTTACAACCAAAGCTACAGTTTACTTCCAACGTAGAATTAAATTTAGCTTCTGTACAAGAAAAATTACAGTTAATTCCTGAAGGAAAAAATAAGGGTGTAGGCTTCAAAGTCGAATTAAATAAAGAAGAAAAACCAGTAAAAAATGAAGAAGATCCTTTAGAAAAATTTGACCCTTCAGCCCGCAATTGGATTTATAATCTTATTCCACAGCAAAATCTCGAAAAGGCAACCCCTTATCGCCTAGTCTTTTCTCCTGGAATACGTCCTGCTTATGGCAATCTCCCTACAGAGAAAGAATTTGCTAGTAAGTTAGTAACCTATTCACCTTTAGCATTTCAGAAAATTAACTTTTACGGACAGCCAGATTCAGGTGGAACATTCGGACGATTTATTAAAGGCAGTCCCCAGCTAGAATTTAATAATGTCTTATTGGCCGATTCAGCTAAAGAAAGTATTACTATTAATCCAGCACCAAAAGACATTTCGAGAATCATCCAAATAAATGATGAAGATAAAATTGTCGGCATCAATACTTATGCGCTAGAACCAGCTAAAACTTATACAATTACTATCGGCGAAAATCTCAAAGATAAGTTTGGGCAGACTTTGGGTAAACCTGTAACACTTAAATATGATACTGGAGATTTAGCCGGGGATATCTGGGTACCATCAGATTTAAATATTTTCCCCACAGATAAAAATTTACAGCTAAATATTACTACCGGAAATCTACCAGAATCTAAATATAAAGCAGCTTATCGAGTAGTTAAACCGACAGATTTGGTTTATTTTAATAATAGTAGTGATTTATTACCACAACCTTCTGATTGGCAAAGCTTTAAGGTATCAGGTAAGAAGAATCAATCAGTAGATATTGCTGTTCCTCTCCGGGAAAAAATAAGTGCAGCTACGGGAATGTTAGCTTATGGAGTTCAAGCCCGTACTAATAAATATCAGGAAAATGGAAAGGAACTGTGGCGAGAACCTACCACTTATGGCTTAGTTGAATTGACGAATTTGGGCGTATTTACTCAGTGGTTCCCTGATTCAGGCTTAATTCGCGTCAATCATCTAACAGATGGTTCGCCAGTTCAAGCGTCGGCTGTGGAAATTTATCAATCAAAATTACAAGCAAAATCTCGCCCCGAACCAGTACCTTGCGCAACTGGTAAAACTGATGAAAATGGAATTTTTAGAATTGTTCGTGAAGGATTACAGCAATGTTATTCTGGCAATGAAAGTTCTAGTAAATCACCACAATTATTAGTAATTGCCCGTGAAAACCAAGATTGGGCATTCGCTAGAACTGAAGAATATAGCGGCGTTTATGGCTATGGTATTGATGCAGGTTGGCAAGATAGTAAGCCAGAATCACGCGGGGTAATTTTTTCAGACAGACAGTTATATCAACCAGGCGAAAAAGCTTGGTTTACTGGTTTTGCTGGCTTACTGCAAAATGGCACAATCCAACAAGATAAAAATGCCGTTTACCAATTAACTTTGGTAAATCCTGATGGAGAAAAGACTAGCTTAGGTACGCAAACTACAAATGAATTTGGTACATTTTCTCTGGAATTGCCAATCAAAACTACTCAGCGCTTAGGCTACCATACAATCCAGGCTAAGGGTAAGAATGGACAAGAACTTTCTGGGGAATTTCGAGTGGCTGAGTTTAAGCCACCCAACTTTAAAGTCGAACTGAACTTAGATAAAGAATTTGCTTATATTGACGATAAAGTTGATATTAATGCAACAAGCAATTATTTATTTGGTGCGCCTGTAGAAGGTGGAGAAGCAAAATACTTTATTACTCGTCAACAAGCTAATTTTATTCCCAAAGGTTGGGACGAATTTACTTTTGGTCGGCAGTGGTTATGGCCAGAAGAATCTCCTAGTGTCTCTAGTGATGTGTTGCAAAATAATACCCAACTAGATGCTAATGGTAAAAGTAGTCAAACGGTAAGTGTGGCTAATGATTTACCATATCCCATGACTTACCAAGTAGATGTACAAGTTGCAGATGTTTCTAATCTGTCTGTAGCGAATTCCAAAACTTTTACAGCCTTACCAAGTAATCGTCTCATTGGGTTAAAAAGTAATTTCATTACTAATGCTGGTAAAGCTTTTCCTATTGATGTGATTGTTACCGACCCTACAGGAAAACCGATAACAGGTCAACGAGTGCGTCTGGAATTACAAGAGATTAAATACAGCAGTGTCACTCAATTAGTAGAAGGTAGCCGAACGTCAAAAAATCAAGTTGAATATAAAACAGTTGGACAAACAGAAATTACATCTGCTAGTAATCCCCAATCGGTAAGTTTGACAGCACCAGAATCAGGTTCATACCGGATTAGAGTGAATTTTAGCGATGCAAAATCCGAATTAAGTGCCACAGATTTACAAATTTGGGCAACTGGACAAAATCCAGTATTTTGGGGTTCGAAAGAAAAAGATGTCTTAGAACTTAAATTAGATAAACAAGAGTTTAAACCTGGTGAAACTGCTACTGTACTAATTCAATCTCCCTATCCAGATGCAGAATTGTACTTTGCGGTGATTAAAGACAAACCCCTTTATCAACAAATTACCAAAGTTCAAGGAAGCGCACCACAAATTCAGTTTCAAGTTACACCAGAAATGCTGCCAAATGCAGCCATTGAAGCTGTATTAGTAAGACAAGGTAAATCCATCAGCCAAGTAGAAATAGGAACTTTAGATAACTTGGTGAAGATTGGTTTTGCACCTTTCAAAGTTAACTTAGAAGATAAGTATTTAAAACTTCAAGTTAAGCCAGTGCAAGCATCATTAGAACCTGGTGCAGAAGAAACAGTACAACTGGAACTGAAGGATAATCAAGGAAATCCCACCAAAGGACAGTTTACAGTCATGGTGGTAAATGAAGCGGTGTTACAACTTTCTGGTTATCGTCCGCCAGATTTGGTGGATACAGTTTATGCAGAACAGACAATATCTACCCGCTTTAACGATAATCGCGCGGATGTCATATTACAACCGCAAGATGTAGCTAAACCAAAAGGTTGGGGTTATGGTGGTGGTTTCTCAACTGGTGCAGCTAATACTCGCACTCGCACCGATTTTAAAGCCTTAGCTTACTACAACGCTTCTGTACTTACTGATGCAAATGGTAATGCACAGATAACTTTTAAACTCCCGGATGATTTAACTACATGGCGGGTGATGGCTGTAGGCACCGATGGAAATCTGCGTTTCGGGAATGGGGACGCGACGTTTCTCACCACCAAGCCACTGCTAACTAATGCCATCTTGCCACAGTTTGCCCGTCCAGGCGATCGCATTCTCGCTGGTTTATCCGTCACCAACAACACCGGGAATACAGGAAATATCTCAATTAATGGCGAACTTAGCGGTACTCTGAAGTTTGCTGACAAAAACCCCACAACTACTGCTTTACAAACCAAAGCTGAATCTGCAACTCACGCTTATCGCTTTCCAATGGTGGCGGATAGCGTCGGAGTTGGTAAGGTTCGCTTTACCACTCAGCTAAATGGTACAGCCGCAGATGCTTTTGAATTACCTTTGGAAATTAAGCCAGTTGAGATTACAGAACAAGTGGTTGAAACTGGTGTCACCGAAAAACAGGTGAAAATTCCCCTGAATGTTGATAAAAATACCTTCCCTGATGCGGGAGGTTTAGATATTCAGTTGGCGAGTACTTTAATACCGGAGATTCAAGCACCAGCAAAGCAGGTTTTAAAGGATAATGATTTGCCGTTTACAGAACCTGCTGCAAGTCAATTAATGATTGCGGCTAATTTGCAAACTATCGCCCAAAAATATGGCCAAACTTTCGCAGAATTTAATCCTAGCCAACAAGCTAATTTAGCAATCGAACAATTACAAAAACTCCAAATAGCCGATGGTGGTTTTGCTGCTTTCCCCGGACAAGAAAAATCTGACCCTTGGGTTTCTGCTTATGCGGGTGAATCTTTGGCTAAAGCCAGTCAGGTGTTTCCTAATTTAGTCGATTCTGGAATGCTGTCTCGCCTCAAAACTTATCTGCAAAAAGTTCTAGCGAATCCTGGAGAATACGATTTTTGCAAACAACTACTCTGTAAAAGGCAACTGCAAATTAATGCTTTAATCGCCCTATCAGATTTAGGAGATAAACGCAATACTTTTCTCGCAGATATTTATGAACAGCGCAATAATTTTGATTTAGTAACTCAAATTAAACTAGCGCGATATTTATCTCAATTCCCAGAATGGCAAGATGAATCTCAACAATTAGTAAACAAGCTGCAACAGAATATCTCTGAAACTGGCCGCACAGCAGTTGTGAGTTTACCCAGCAGTTGGGGATGGATGAGTTCATCTACGACGACGCAAGCGCAAGCTTTACGCTTATTTATTGCCAAGAAAAGTAAACCCGAAGTTATAGATAAGTTATTCCAAAGTCTTCTCGCATTGCGCCGGGATGGTACATGGCAAACTAACTATAACAATGCCCAAGCATTAACAGCTTTGGTAGATTATAGTCAACTGCAACCCACACCGCCGAATTTTGTTGCCACTGTGCAATTAGCAAGTAATAAGTTAGGAGAAAATCGCTTTGATGGCTACAAAAATCCTAGCTTACAACTAATTGTGCCGATGAATCTATTACCTCGTGGTCGTAATGATTTAACGCTGCAAAAAACAGGTAATGGCACTTTACACTATCTGGTTGCTTATAATTATCGCTTGCAGGGAAATCAACCAGGCAGATTTAACGGGTTACGCATAACGCGAGGAATTAGTCAAGTAAATGAAGAGAAAGTTTTACAAAAAACGGGGATTTACGCTTTCGATAGACCCTTGACTTTAGCTTCTGGACAGGTGTTTGATATTGGTTTAGAAATCATCGCCGATCGCAGCGTGGATCATATAGTAATTAAAGATCCTTTACCAGCAGGTTTTGAGGCGGTGGATGCAAGTTTCCAAACTACTACGGCTGCATTACAAGCAAAAGCCGATAGCTGGGAACTTGGGTTTAAGAATGTGTACCGCGATCGCATTATCGCCTATGCTGACCACCTGGAACCAGGAGTTTATAGCCTGCATTACTTAGTTCGTTCTGTCACCCCTGGCACATTTTCCTGGCCTGGTGCAGAAATTCACCTGCAATATGCACCAGAAGAATTTGGGCGTACTGCTGAGTCTACATTGATATTGGAGGATGGAAAATGA
- a CDS encoding ATP-binding protein → MNLNLQTSSKTTQSNNNWHDFDNSSMNFSYQSAVNALGQKALSGLELSYLFQDTVSLVAQILNVKYSRIWQVLSDSNALRQVASVGEKPLETDSADINVTTNQQVQKLLDNTQLVVNCNTPNCQIDDLTIPSPPDSVTGLSVLIPGESKPLGLLEVYATESRTFSSDDVHFLQSITHILATAIERKRSEALVYTQSQVLEQVAFGVNLYEIFNNLCILLEQQLPGAYCSILVVDEDKRQLRGGAAPTLPEEFAKGVDGLMIGECCGSCGTAAYRGDSVFATDIANDPLWADFRDFALSYNIRACWSSPFTSQTGEVLGTFAISHKFPCHPTQHHLEILKTATHIASIATETYRAAAALQKANNELERKVLERTSELRKALLDLQKTQAQLVHSEKMSSLGQMVAGIAHEINNPVSFIAGNLRYANQYINDLLDLIAVFQEQYPQINPTIETKIKSIELEYLCDDLPKLMASMSTGSERITDIVLGLRNFSRLDEAKIKSVDIHEGIDNTLMILNHQLTLPNKLPDIQIVKEYGQLPKISCYANQLNQVFMNIINNAIYALKDNMQFWQSANKIPTIQIKTLVVDNERLLISIKDNGPGMKSEIQEQIFNPFFTTKPVGQGTGLGLSISHQIIVEKHQGKLNCISALGKGTEFQIEIPIQNFQQSGITSTDSLP, encoded by the coding sequence ATGAACTTAAATTTACAGACATCAAGCAAAACAACTCAGTCAAACAATAACTGGCATGATTTTGATAATTCCTCGATGAATTTCAGCTATCAATCCGCAGTAAATGCACTTGGGCAAAAAGCACTGTCAGGACTAGAATTATCATATTTGTTCCAAGATACAGTTAGTTTAGTTGCTCAAATACTCAATGTTAAATACAGTAGAATCTGGCAAGTACTTTCAGATAGTAATGCTTTGCGTCAAGTAGCTAGTGTTGGGGAGAAACCTTTAGAAACAGACTCTGCTGATATTAATGTCACAACTAATCAGCAAGTACAAAAATTATTGGATAATACTCAGCTAGTTGTTAATTGTAACACACCCAATTGTCAGATCGATGATTTAACTATTCCTTCTCCGCCAGATAGCGTTACTGGTTTGAGTGTGCTAATTCCGGGTGAGAGTAAGCCTTTAGGTTTGCTAGAAGTCTATGCTACTGAGTCCAGAACTTTTTCTTCAGATGATGTTCATTTTTTACAATCTATAACCCATATTTTAGCAACAGCGATTGAACGCAAGCGTTCAGAAGCGTTAGTTTACACTCAAAGCCAAGTTTTAGAACAAGTTGCGTTTGGAGTCAACCTATATGAAATTTTTAACAATCTTTGTATCTTGCTAGAGCAACAATTACCTGGGGCATATTGCTCCATTTTAGTTGTAGATGAAGACAAGCGGCAGTTACGGGGAGGAGCAGCACCTACTCTCCCAGAAGAATTTGCTAAGGGTGTTGATGGTTTGATGATTGGTGAATGTTGTGGTTCTTGTGGTACTGCTGCTTATAGAGGAGATTCAGTATTTGCTACCGATATTGCTAATGATCCTTTATGGGCTGATTTCCGAGATTTCGCTTTGAGTTATAACATCAGAGCTTGTTGGTCATCACCTTTTACTTCGCAAACTGGTGAAGTTTTAGGGACATTTGCTATATCTCATAAATTTCCTTGTCATCCAACTCAGCATCATCTAGAAATTCTGAAAACTGCCACCCATATTGCCAGTATTGCTACAGAAACCTACAGAGCCGCAGCAGCGTTACAAAAGGCTAACAATGAGTTAGAACGAAAGGTTTTAGAACGAACATCGGAATTAAGAAAGGCTTTGCTAGACTTACAAAAAACACAAGCTCAACTGGTTCATAGTGAAAAAATGTCAAGTCTAGGACAAATGGTAGCAGGCATTGCCCATGAGATTAACAATCCAGTGAGTTTTATTGCTGGTAATCTCAGATATGCAAATCAGTATATCAATGATTTACTAGATTTAATTGCGGTTTTTCAAGAGCAGTATCCCCAAATAAATCCCACCATAGAAACCAAAATAAAATCTATCGAACTAGAGTATTTGTGTGACGATTTGCCTAAGTTAATGGCATCTATGAGTACAGGTAGTGAGCGAATTACAGATATTGTTCTGGGCTTACGCAACTTCTCACGACTAGATGAAGCAAAAATTAAATCTGTAGATATTCATGAAGGCATAGATAATACATTGATGATTCTAAATCATCAGTTGACGCTACCAAATAAATTACCTGATATTCAGATAGTTAAAGAATATGGTCAACTGCCTAAGATTAGTTGTTATGCCAACCAGTTGAATCAGGTTTTTATGAATATTATCAATAATGCAATTTATGCCTTAAAGGATAATATGCAATTTTGGCAGTCTGCAAATAAGATACCAACTATTCAAATAAAAACTTTAGTTGTAGACAACGAGAGGCTTTTAATTAGTATCAAAGATAATGGCCCTGGTATGAAGTCAGAGATTCAGGAACAGATTTTTAATCCCTTTTTCACTACTAAACCTGTTGGTCAAGGAACTGGTTTAGGGTTATCAATCAGTCATCAGATTATTGTCGAAAAGCACCAGGGAAAACTAAATTGTATCTCTGCATTAGGTAAGGGAACTGAATTTCAAATTGAAATTCCTATTCAGAATTTTCAGCAGTCAGGAATAACATCAACTGACTCTTTACCTTAA
- a CDS encoding SGNH/GDSL hydrolase family protein → MSTSAKTFPIWAFFSLLTNGILMLAVILLIWQQQKLAAFFGIVTSPEQINLNNSTQIATPDLGRRHQLTYQEWVEILKQEAKVAADQRPPHLTILAGDSLSLWFPPELLPEGKTWLNQGISGETSNGLLNRLKIFDRSKPEVIFVMIGINDLIRGVSNEEILDNQRQIINYLRKRHPTAQIVVQSILPHGAEEATWKGRDKLLAVANIRIQGLNQQLQSISTKKGVKYLDLYPLFTNKQGNLRREFTTDGLHLSPEGYIVWRSALQIYSEIELKSQQEEEGKRLKGKG, encoded by the coding sequence GTGTCTACTTCTGCAAAAACCTTTCCTATCTGGGCATTTTTCTCGCTGTTAACCAACGGCATCCTAATGTTGGCGGTCATTCTGCTAATTTGGCAACAGCAGAAATTGGCCGCTTTTTTTGGGATAGTTACATCCCCAGAACAAATTAACCTGAACAACTCAACCCAAATTGCTACACCTGATTTGGGTCGCCGTCATCAACTCACTTACCAAGAGTGGGTAGAAATTCTCAAGCAAGAAGCCAAGGTCGCTGCTGACCAACGTCCTCCGCATTTAACTATCCTGGCGGGTGATTCTCTGAGTTTATGGTTTCCCCCTGAGTTATTACCCGAAGGTAAAACTTGGCTCAATCAAGGGATTTCTGGCGAAACCAGTAATGGACTCTTAAACAGGTTGAAAATATTTGACCGCAGCAAACCAGAAGTCATTTTTGTGATGATTGGCATTAATGACCTAATTCGTGGAGTGAGCAACGAGGAAATTTTAGATAATCAGCGGCAAATTATCAATTACCTCCGAAAGAGGCATCCCACCGCGCAAATTGTTGTGCAATCGATTTTGCCACATGGGGCAGAGGAAGCAACCTGGAAAGGACGAGATAAACTTCTAGCTGTTGCCAATATTCGCATTCAGGGGTTGAATCAGCAACTGCAAAGTATTTCTACCAAAAAAGGTGTCAAATATCTTGATTTATATCCCCTGTTTACTAACAAGCAAGGAAATCTCCGCCGCGAATTTACTACTGATGGCTTACATTTAAGTCCCGAAGGGTATATAGTTTGGCGTTCTGCATTGCAGATTTATAGCGAAATCGAATTAAAATCCCAGCAAGAAGAAGAGGGGAAAAGGTTAAAGGGTAAAGGGTAA
- the cbiE gene encoding precorrin-6y C5,15-methyltransferase (decarboxylating) subunit CbiE, which produces MTEKWLSIVGIGEDGLQGLSAMARSLVDQAKVIVGGDRHLSMLPTDDQREKLVWTSPISTSVEEIIQRRGQSICVLASGDPMCYGIGVTLMRRIPISEMTIIPAPSAFSLACARVGWSLTEVETLSLNGRPSSLLQSYIYPKARLLILSEGKDTPAIVAKILTNRGYGGSKITVLERMGGNHERIIEGTATSWSETEIAPLNAIAVYCIADAGVIPLPRLPGLPDNAYHHDGQLTKREVRAITLAALAPTPGALLWDVGAGCGSISIEWMRSNARCRAIAIEQNSSRLLYIADNAATLGTPNLQIIEGKAPHALKDLPAPDAIFIGGGVTATGLFDICWEALRPGGRLVANVVTVEGEQTLFQWHKQVGGDLTRVAIQRAEPIGKFLGWRAMAPVTQWVVVK; this is translated from the coding sequence ATGACAGAGAAATGGCTTTCTATCGTCGGCATTGGGGAAGATGGATTACAGGGGTTAAGTGCGATGGCTCGTTCTCTAGTCGATCAAGCGAAAGTAATCGTCGGAGGCGATCGCCATTTATCCATGCTCCCTACAGACGATCAACGTGAGAAACTAGTCTGGACATCTCCCATTAGCACTTCTGTAGAAGAAATCATCCAGCGTCGGGGTCAGTCAATCTGCGTACTCGCAAGCGGCGATCCTATGTGTTACGGCATTGGTGTCACCTTGATGCGGCGAATTCCCATTTCTGAAATGACGATTATCCCCGCGCCTTCAGCTTTTAGCCTTGCTTGTGCCAGGGTGGGATGGTCTTTAACTGAGGTAGAAACCTTGAGTTTAAATGGTCGTCCATCCTCCCTACTCCAGTCTTACATTTACCCAAAAGCGCGACTGTTGATTTTGAGCGAAGGGAAGGACACACCCGCCATTGTTGCGAAAATTTTGACAAATCGCGGCTATGGTGGCAGCAAAATTACCGTCTTGGAGCGTATGGGCGGCAATCATGAAAGAATCATAGAAGGCACAGCTACATCTTGGAGTGAGACTGAAATTGCGCCTTTGAATGCGATCGCAGTTTATTGTATTGCTGATGCTGGGGTTATTCCTTTACCAAGATTACCAGGATTACCAGATAACGCCTACCACCACGATGGACAGTTAACGAAGCGTGAGGTTAGGGCAATCACTCTAGCAGCTTTAGCACCCACACCGGGAGCGTTGTTGTGGGATGTTGGCGCGGGTTGTGGCTCAATTTCTATTGAATGGATGCGGAGTAATGCTCGATGTCGAGCGATCGCGATCGAGCAAAATTCATCTAGACTACTCTATATTGCCGATAATGCCGCCACTCTTGGTACTCCAAATCTGCAAATCATTGAAGGGAAAGCGCCCCATGCCCTGAAAGACTTGCCAGCACCAGATGCCATTTTTATTGGTGGTGGAGTGACAGCAACGGGACTTTTTGATATTTGCTGGGAAGCACTGCGGCCAGGTGGGCGTTTGGTGGCAAATGTGGTGACGGTAGAGGGTGAGCAAACTTTATTTCAATGGCATAAACAAGTCGGTGGCGATTTAACTCGTGTTGCTATTCAACGGGCAGAACCTATTGGGAAATTTTTGGGCTGGCGGGCAATGGCACCTGTCACGCAATGGGTAGTTGTAAAATAA
- a CDS encoding 4-hydroxy-3-methylbut-2-enyl diphosphate reductase: MDTKAFKRSLQHSENYNRKGFGHQAEVATQLQSEYQSNLIQEIRDRNYILQRGDVTIRLAQAFGFCWGVERAVAMAYETRQHFPTEHIWITNEIIHNPSVNQRMQEMEVEFIPIEGKDKDFSVVGTGDVVILPAFGASVQEMQILHDKGCKIVDTTCPWVSKVWNTVEKHKKIDYTSIIHGKYKHEETVATSSFAGKYLIVLNLQEAQYVADYIINGGNREEFLTKFAKACSAGFDPDQDLARVGIANQTTMLKDETEQIGKLFERTMLQKYGPIELNQHFQSFNTICDATQERQDAMLELVEHNLDLMVVIGGFNSSNTTQLQQIAFERGIPSYHIDTVERIQSGDSIEHRQLNGQLITTKNWLPDGEIVVGITSGASTPDKVVEDVIEKIFAVKATAALV; the protein is encoded by the coding sequence ATGGATACAAAAGCTTTTAAGCGCAGCCTGCAACATTCCGAAAATTACAATCGCAAGGGCTTTGGTCATCAAGCAGAAGTTGCTACCCAGTTGCAATCTGAATATCAGAGTAACTTGATTCAAGAAATTCGCGATCGCAATTACATTCTGCAACGGGGTGATGTGACGATCAGACTAGCACAAGCCTTCGGTTTTTGTTGGGGTGTAGAACGGGCTGTGGCCATGGCCTACGAAACTCGTCAGCATTTTCCCACAGAACACATCTGGATTACTAACGAGATTATCCATAACCCTTCTGTAAATCAGCGTATGCAGGAGATGGAAGTAGAATTCATCCCCATTGAAGGAAAGGATAAAGACTTTTCTGTTGTTGGCACTGGTGATGTAGTGATATTACCCGCTTTTGGGGCTAGCGTTCAAGAAATGCAGATCCTTCACGATAAAGGCTGCAAAATTGTTGATACAACTTGTCCTTGGGTATCTAAAGTTTGGAATACAGTAGAAAAGCACAAAAAAATCGATTATACATCAATAATTCACGGTAAATATAAGCACGAAGAAACAGTTGCAACTAGTTCCTTTGCTGGCAAGTATTTAATTGTGTTGAATTTGCAAGAAGCACAATATGTTGCTGACTATATTATCAATGGTGGCAACCGTGAAGAATTTCTGACAAAATTTGCTAAAGCTTGTTCAGCAGGATTTGACCCCGATCAAGATTTAGCAAGAGTTGGGATTGCTAACCAAACCACGATGCTTAAAGACGAAACTGAGCAAATCGGAAAGCTTTTTGAGCGGACTATGTTGCAGAAGTATGGCCCCATAGAGTTAAATCAGCATTTCCAAAGCTTCAATACTATTTGTGATGCCACCCAAGAACGCCAAGATGCAATGTTGGAATTGGTGGAACATAACTTGGATTTAATGGTAGTAATTGGTGGGTTTAATTCATCGAATACTACTCAATTACAACAAATTGCTTTTGAGCGAGGAATTCCTTCTTATCACATTGATACTGTTGAGCGGATTCAATCAGGAGATTCTATAGAACATCGGCAATTAAATGGGCAGTTAATAACTACAAAAAACTGGTTGCCAGATGGTGAAATTGTCGTGGGAATCACTTCTGGTGCTTCTACACCAGATAAGGTAGTAGAAGATGTGATTGAGAAAATTTTTGCTGTGAAAGCAACAGCAGCGCTGGTTTAA